In the Brassica napus cultivar Da-Ae chromosome A7, Da-Ae, whole genome shotgun sequence genome, one interval contains:
- the BNAA07G06920D gene encoding uncharacterized protein BNAA07G06920D isoform X2 → MADQSGGLGLMREYRKGNWTLNETMVLIEAKKMDDERRMRRSIGLPAPEQSQDSRSSSGNKPAELRWKWIEDYCWRKGCMRSQNQCNDKWDNLMRDYKKVREYERGRLESSFASGSSSSAAAETGSYWKMEKSERKERNLPSNMLPQTYQALFNVVESKTHPSSTAATAITAAVAAAAAETGSGNGSGGGLHIPKVIQQQGLGFVPQHQMIQPPVLLPLPRPPPPPSQPLQPRPLLLPPPPQPSFHAQPILPTVDTSPAKRRRTMPTTAAGTSGGGGGGNAEMEEGESVVAAALSRSASVIANAIRESEERQDRRHKEVMSLKERRLKIEETNVEMNREGMSGLVEAINKLANSMFALASSTSRHNNQHQGGPS, encoded by the exons ATGGCTGACCAAAGTGGGGGGTTAGGTTTGATGAGAGAGTACAGAAAAGGGAACTGGACACTGAATGAGACGATGGTCCTCATTGAAGCCAAAAAGATGGACGACGAGAGGAGGATGCGGCGGTCCATCGGCCTTCCGGCGCCGGAGCAGTCACAAGATAGCCGGAGTAGTAGTGGTAATAAACCGGCGGAGTTACGGTGGAAATGGATAGAAGATTACTGCTGGAGGAAAGGATGTATGAGGAGTCAGAATCAATGCAATGACAAGTGGGACAATCTCATGAGAGATTACAAAAAGGTTAGAGAGTATGAGAGAGGGAGGTTAGAATCGTCTTTTGCGTCCGGGTCTTCCTCTTCAGCTGCTGCGGAAACGGGGTCGTATTGGAAGATGGAGAAGAGTGAGAGGAAAGAGAGGAACTTGCCGAGTAACATGTTGCCTCAAACATACCAAGCGTTGTTTAATGTGGTGGAGAGTAAAACGCACCCTTCTTCGACCGCAGCAACCGCCATAACCGCAGCAGTCGCTGCTGCTGCCGCAGAAACTGGAAGTGGAAATGGTTCGGGCGGTGGACTACACATCCCAAAAGTGATACAACAACAAGGTTTAGGATTTGTTCCACAACATCAAATGATTCAACCTCCTGTTCTGTTACCTCTTCCACGGCCACCACCTCCACCGTCTCAACCGTTGCAACCACGACCGCTTCTTCTACCACCACCTCCACAGCCTTCTTTTCATGCTCAGCCAATACTGCCCACAGTAG ACACATCTCCGGCAAAGCGAAGGAGAACAATGCCGACCACAGCCGCCGGTACAAGCGGTGGCGGCGGCGGAGGAAATGCAGAAATGGAGGAAGGTGAGAGTGTAGTGGCGGCTGCGTTATCAAGAAGTGCGTCTGTGATCGCTAACGCGATTAGGGAGAGTGAGGAGAGACAAGATCGGAGACATAAAGAAGTGATGAGCTTAAAAGAGAGGAGACTGAAGATCGAAGAGACGAATGTTGAGATGAACAGAGAAGGCATGAGTGGACTAGTGGAAGCCATTAATAAGCTTGCGAACTCTATGTTTGCTTTGGCTTCTTCTACCTCTCGCCACAATAATCAGCATCAAGGAGGTCCATCATAA
- the BNAA07G06920D gene encoding uncharacterized protein BNAA07G06920D isoform X1 — MADQSGGLGLMREYRKGNWTLNETMVLIEAKKMDDERRMRRSIGLPAPEQSQDSRSSSGNKPAELRWKWIEDYCWRKGCMRSQNQCNDKWDNLMRDYKKVREYERGRLESSFASGSSSSAAAETGSYWKMEKSERKERNLPSNMLPQTYQALFNVVESKTHPSSTAATAITAAVAAAAAETGSGNGSGGGLHIPKVIQQQGLGFVPQHQMIQPPVLLPLPRPPPPPSQPLQPRPLLLPPPPQPSFHAQPILPTKDSSSDSDTNEHSDTSPAKRRRTMPTTAAGTSGGGGGGNAEMEEGESVVAAALSRSASVIANAIRESEERQDRRHKEVMSLKERRLKIEETNVEMNREGMSGLVEAINKLANSMFALASSTSRHNNQHQGGPS, encoded by the exons ATGGCTGACCAAAGTGGGGGGTTAGGTTTGATGAGAGAGTACAGAAAAGGGAACTGGACACTGAATGAGACGATGGTCCTCATTGAAGCCAAAAAGATGGACGACGAGAGGAGGATGCGGCGGTCCATCGGCCTTCCGGCGCCGGAGCAGTCACAAGATAGCCGGAGTAGTAGTGGTAATAAACCGGCGGAGTTACGGTGGAAATGGATAGAAGATTACTGCTGGAGGAAAGGATGTATGAGGAGTCAGAATCAATGCAATGACAAGTGGGACAATCTCATGAGAGATTACAAAAAGGTTAGAGAGTATGAGAGAGGGAGGTTAGAATCGTCTTTTGCGTCCGGGTCTTCCTCTTCAGCTGCTGCGGAAACGGGGTCGTATTGGAAGATGGAGAAGAGTGAGAGGAAAGAGAGGAACTTGCCGAGTAACATGTTGCCTCAAACATACCAAGCGTTGTTTAATGTGGTGGAGAGTAAAACGCACCCTTCTTCGACCGCAGCAACCGCCATAACCGCAGCAGTCGCTGCTGCTGCCGCAGAAACTGGAAGTGGAAATGGTTCGGGCGGTGGACTACACATCCCAAAAGTGATACAACAACAAGGTTTAGGATTTGTTCCACAACATCAAATGATTCAACCTCCTGTTCTGTTACCTCTTCCACGGCCACCACCTCCACCGTCTCAACCGTTGCAACCACGACCGCTTCTTCTACCACCACCTCCACAGCCTTCTTTTCATGCTCAGCCAATACTGCCCACA aaggATAGTAGCTCAGATTCTGACACGAATGAGCATTCAGACACATCTCCGGCAAAGCGAAGGAGAACAATGCCGACCACAGCCGCCGGTACAAGCGGTGGCGGCGGCGGAGGAAATGCAGAAATGGAGGAAGGTGAGAGTGTAGTGGCGGCTGCGTTATCAAGAAGTGCGTCTGTGATCGCTAACGCGATTAGGGAGAGTGAGGAGAGACAAGATCGGAGACATAAAGAAGTGATGAGCTTAAAAGAGAGGAGACTGAAGATCGAAGAGACGAATGTTGAGATGAACAGAGAAGGCATGAGTGGACTAGTGGAAGCCATTAATAAGCTTGCGAACTCTATGTTTGCTTTGGCTTCTTCTACCTCTCGCCACAATAATCAGCATCAAGGAGGTCCATCATAA
- the LOC106356269 gene encoding TLC domain-containing protein 4-B — translation MSSTSLQTIGAIKAYHHQAQHLVNNYLLADPFIPYTSVLTGIFLCKVVYDLCHFISNSHSKTYIILTKIQQIEWNNRGISTVHAIFISAMSLYFVFWSDLFSDRWHNDLVVFRSSRLSSLGLGLSIGYFIADLGMIFWKYPSLGGLEYIVHHSLSGVAVAYSLFSGEGQLYTYMVLISEITTPEINLRWYLDTAGMKKSMAYVVNGVFIFLAWLVARILLFIYMFYHVYLHYNQVMRMHIFGYALVFGVPAALGVMNLIWFGKIVRGVKKTLAKRCEC, via the exons ATGTCGTCGACCTCTTTGCAAACGATTGGTGCCATAAAGGCTTATCATCATCAAGCTCAGCATTTGGTTAACAACTACCTCTTGGCTGATCCTTTTATTCCTTACACCTCTGTTCTCACCGGCATTTTCCTCTGCAAAGtg GTCTATGATCTTTGTCACTTCATAAGCAACTCACATTCCAAGACCTATATCATCCTCACCAAGATTCAACAAATCGAATGGAACAACCG TGGTATCTCAACGGTTCATGCTATCTTTATCTCCGCAATGTCGCTCTACTTTGTCTTCTGGTCCGATCTCTTTTCCGATAGGTGGCACAATGATCTTGTTGTGTTCCGGAGCTCACGTCTTTCCTCTCTTGGTCTAGGG TTATCCATTGGTTACTTTATTGCTGATCTTGGGATGATTTTCTGGAAATATCCTTCTTTGGGTGGACTTGAGTAT attgtgCATCACTCGCTATCAGGGGTAGCAGTTGCCTACTCCTTGTTTTCTGGGGAAGGACAGTTGTATACATACATGGTCCTCATCTCCGAGATTACAACCCCCGAGATCAACTTGAGATG GTACCTGGACACAGCTGGTATGAAGAAGTCGATGGCATATGTTGTCAATGGCGTTTTCATCTTCCTGGCTTGGCTG GTTGCTAGAATCCTACTATTCATATACATGTTTTATCATGTCTATCTGCACTATAACCAG GTCATGAGGATGCACATCTTTGGATACGCTCTGGTATTTGGAGTACCAGCTGCGCTCGGTGTCATGAACTTGATATGGTTCGGTAAGATTGTGAGAGGAGTAAAGAAAACATTAGCAAAGAGATGTGAATGCTGA